Proteins encoded within one genomic window of Amorphoplanes friuliensis DSM 7358:
- a CDS encoding TetR/AcrR family transcriptional regulator: protein MARVSQAQAQENRDRVVETAARLFRERGVQGVSVADLMAEAGLTHGGFYKQFSSKEALVAEATGRAFGELGALLTGLDEQHPDDHAAARSALLDYYFSAEHRDHAGKGCPTTALGPDVAREAPGSPAREPYAEGVEGFARWMGDESEENLVAIATMAGALMLSRATAGSELSDRILAAARRSLSSGDGRSAD from the coding sequence ATGGCACGGGTGTCACAGGCTCAGGCGCAGGAGAACCGCGACCGGGTGGTCGAGACCGCCGCACGGCTCTTCCGTGAACGCGGAGTGCAAGGAGTCAGCGTCGCCGACCTGATGGCCGAGGCGGGCCTGACCCACGGCGGCTTCTACAAGCAGTTCAGCTCCAAGGAGGCCCTGGTCGCCGAGGCCACCGGGCGCGCGTTCGGCGAGCTGGGCGCCCTGCTCACCGGCCTGGACGAGCAGCACCCCGATGACCACGCGGCGGCCCGCAGCGCACTGCTGGACTACTACTTCTCCGCCGAGCACCGCGACCACGCCGGCAAGGGCTGCCCGACCACCGCCCTCGGCCCCGACGTGGCCCGCGAGGCGCCCGGCAGCCCGGCCCGTGAGCCGTACGCGGAAGGGGTCGAGGGTTTTGCCCGCTGGATGGGCGACGAGAGTGAGGAGAACCTGGTCGCGATCGCCACGATGGCCGGCGCCCTGATGCTCTCGCGCGCCACGGCCGGCAGCGAGCTGTCCGACAGGATCCTGGCCGCGGCCCGCCGATCGCTGTCCTCCGGCGACGGGCGGTCCGCGGACTAA
- a CDS encoding GntP family permease gives MTSLSAPVLAAEAITSAGTGQLVLAAVLGIVAVVLLIAWAKWHPFLALVLGAATLGIVAGAAPSATVKSFTTGVGTTVGGVGLLIALGSMIGALLAESGGADTIVGTIVRKFSGSALPWAMAGVAALIGLPLFFEVGVVLLVPIVLLVAQKTDVPLLKIGIPALAGLSVLHGLVPPHPGPLVAVSSLNADLGLTLAFGLICAVPTVIIAGPIFGNFIAKRVPLVVPGRLVTAGASAEGRPGSGPAGGQDFVDRDDLANAGTTEPDKPVDADLPAHRRNPGVVPAVLTILLPIVLMLLRAFAELVLNEGSGLRSAFEVAGDPVVALLAGVLLAMWTLGKRAGFDRAQTSAVIGGSLPPIAGILLIVAAGGGFKQVLVDAGVGTVVADAAKDANISALLLGFLVAVGIRVATGSATVATITAAGIVAPLAATLDKPEISLLALAIGCGSLFFSHVNDAGFWLVKEYFGMTVGQTIKTWSVMETIISVVGFGCVLILDIFV, from the coding sequence ATGACCTCGCTCTCTGCCCCTGTGTTGGCCGCGGAAGCGATCACCTCCGCCGGAACCGGCCAACTCGTCCTCGCCGCGGTGCTCGGCATCGTGGCTGTCGTCCTTCTCATCGCCTGGGCCAAGTGGCATCCCTTCCTGGCCCTCGTGCTCGGCGCCGCGACGCTGGGAATCGTTGCCGGCGCTGCCCCCAGCGCCACCGTCAAGTCGTTCACCACCGGAGTCGGCACCACGGTCGGCGGCGTCGGGTTGCTGATCGCCCTCGGGTCGATGATCGGCGCCCTGCTGGCCGAGTCCGGCGGCGCCGACACCATCGTGGGCACGATCGTCCGGAAGTTCTCCGGGTCGGCCCTGCCGTGGGCCATGGCAGGTGTCGCCGCGCTCATCGGCCTCCCGTTGTTCTTCGAGGTCGGCGTGGTGCTGCTGGTGCCGATCGTGCTGCTGGTCGCGCAGAAGACCGACGTGCCGCTGCTCAAGATCGGTATCCCGGCGCTGGCCGGTCTGTCCGTTCTGCACGGTCTGGTCCCGCCGCACCCCGGACCCCTGGTCGCGGTCTCCAGCCTGAACGCCGACCTGGGCCTCACGCTCGCGTTCGGCCTCATCTGCGCGGTCCCGACCGTGATCATCGCCGGCCCGATCTTCGGTAACTTCATCGCCAAGCGGGTGCCGCTCGTGGTGCCGGGCCGACTGGTGACCGCCGGCGCCTCCGCCGAGGGCCGGCCCGGCTCGGGTCCCGCCGGTGGTCAGGACTTCGTCGACCGTGACGACCTGGCCAACGCCGGCACGACCGAACCGGACAAGCCGGTCGACGCCGATCTGCCGGCCCACCGGCGCAACCCCGGTGTGGTTCCCGCCGTGCTCACCATCCTGCTGCCGATCGTGCTCATGCTGCTGCGCGCGTTCGCGGAGCTCGTCCTGAACGAGGGCAGCGGCCTGCGCAGCGCCTTCGAGGTCGCCGGTGACCCGGTGGTCGCCCTGCTCGCCGGTGTGCTCCTGGCCATGTGGACACTCGGCAAGCGGGCGGGTTTCGACCGCGCGCAGACCTCGGCGGTCATCGGTGGTTCGCTGCCGCCGATCGCCGGCATCCTGCTCATCGTCGCCGCGGGTGGCGGCTTCAAGCAGGTCCTGGTCGACGCCGGTGTCGGCACCGTGGTCGCGGACGCGGCCAAGGACGCCAACATCTCGGCGCTGCTCCTCGGCTTCCTCGTCGCGGTCGGCATCCGGGTCGCCACGGGTTCGGCGACGGTGGCGACGATCACCGCCGCGGGCATCGTCGCCCCGCTCGCCGCAACCCTCGACAAGCCGGAGATCTCCCTGCTGGCCCTGGCCATCGGCTGCGGCTCGCTGTTCTTCTCGCACGTCAACGACGCCGGCTTCTGGCTGGTGAAGGAGTACTTCGGGATGACCGTCGGCCAGACCATCAAGACGTGGTCGGTGATGGAGACGATCATCTCCGTCGTCGGTTTCGGCTGCGTCCTGATCCTGGACATCTTCGTCTGA
- a CDS encoding SDR family oxidoreductase, protein MNLNDSVVLVTGANRGLGRHFAEQLVQRGAKVYAGARRPETIDLPGVIPVALDITDPESVAQAVKVAGDVTVVVNNAGSGTGAALIDGDLDKIRLEMETHYFGTLHVTRAFAPVIEGNGGGAFLNVLSVLSWLHPGGLGAYTSAKAAEWALTDAVRDQLTPRGITVSALHVGYMDTDMAANIPADQKIDPAIVARLALDGVEAGRPEIIADELSRSVKQGLATALQG, encoded by the coding sequence ATGAACCTCAACGACTCCGTAGTCCTCGTCACCGGTGCCAACCGCGGTCTCGGCCGCCACTTCGCCGAGCAGCTCGTGCAGCGCGGCGCCAAGGTCTACGCGGGCGCCCGCCGCCCCGAGACGATCGACCTGCCCGGTGTCATTCCGGTGGCGCTCGACATCACCGATCCCGAGTCCGTCGCGCAGGCCGTGAAGGTCGCCGGCGACGTCACCGTCGTGGTCAACAACGCAGGCAGCGGCACGGGCGCCGCCCTCATCGACGGTGACCTCGACAAGATCCGCCTCGAGATGGAGACGCACTACTTCGGCACGCTGCACGTGACCCGCGCGTTCGCCCCGGTCATCGAGGGCAACGGTGGTGGCGCGTTCCTCAACGTCCTGTCGGTGCTGTCCTGGCTGCACCCGGGCGGCCTGGGGGCGTACACGTCGGCCAAGGCGGCGGAGTGGGCGCTCACCGACGCGGTCCGCGACCAGCTCACGCCGCGCGGCATCACCGTCTCCGCGCTGCACGTGGGTTACATGGACACCGACATGGCGGCGAACATCCCCGCCGACCAGAAGATCGATCCGGCGATCGTCGCCCGCCTGGCCCTCGACGGCGTCGAGGCCGGCCGGCCCGAAATCATCGCCGACGAGCTGAGCCGCAGCGTCAAGCAGGGCCTGGCGACCGCCCTCCAGGGCTGA